tcgagtattccgggacggagggaggaTTTCTAATGTAGTTGACCCTTATTTTGGAGGTAATGTTTTGTTTGTTGCTGTCGTAATACATCAATATATGAAGACTAATATCTTAGTCTATTATGTATAGACATTTAGAAATAGAAATGTAGCCTTAATACTATCTCCCTTTCGCATTTTGGCAGTATTCGTGAATTAACTCTGACCATCTTTCTTTTATcattatttaagaaaaaatgCAGTTAAGTGAAATCTTGTTAATTTGTATTAATGcgaatatatattttaagtaTCAGTTTTTTATAATTTGTACTTATATatatttagagatattaatgtccaaAGAAGTGTGTTGGACTACGTGCAAAAACATATTACATGTACAGAGGTAATAAGTGATACAAAATATCTATTTTTGTATTAAAGATATTACAAATTATTGTATAAGACCGTCAGATGATAAGACATGTGGCACATGCCGCACATCTCCAAGTACCTACCACTAGTCAATAAATATATATTGTTGTCTAATACCTACCATACATATACTCTTGGATATGCATGATCTATAGCTTTGATAGCTAAGTAATTATATATCAGACGTCATTCTGATAGGAGACTAGCTGGAATAAAATATTATTCGTTTGGTCAAATTATTTGTATACAAATATAATGTTTAGCTTTTGGTGAAGGATAAACATTACTTATGATTCGGATATTGTAGGTCGACGGTGTTAGATAATATTATATGTCTATAATCATTACGTATATCGTCCTAATGTACGTAGAATTAGTCATTATTGTTAATATTGTTTAACACTTTAACTTATATTAACAATAATGACGAGTTCACACTGGTATATACATTGACCCATACGGCCATACGACGTTTATAAAAGATTATATTAGAATCTAACACCCCGTATAAAATGCCTCTTTTAAATGTCCACCATTGTTAGAAAAGTCACATTATTTAAAGAGTAAGAAGCTAGCTAAGAACATTTAAACTTGAAAATTGTGTATCCTATAATTTCTCCTGAATAATTAAGCAGCATTATATTCTTCGATCACCAGAAATTTGACACCCACAAATAATATATCGGTGAAGATGGATAAAGGAGAGAAAAACATAGTGTTCGGAAAATACGCGGCGGGGCGGCTGTTAGGGTGTGGCGCCTTCGCGAAAGTATACTCCGCAAAGAACGTCGACAGCGGGCAAATGGTTGCGATCAAGGTGTTTAACAAGAAAAGGATAATACAAAATAATATGATGTCAAACATCAAGGGAGAAATAACAACCATGGGCCGTCTTCAACACCCAAACATCATCCGTTTATACGAGGTTTTAGCCTGTAAACGAAAGATCTATTTTGTAATGGAGCTAGCCAAGGGAGGTGAGCTGTACGCTAAGGTGACCAAGGGTCGTTTTAGCGAAGAGCTTAGCCGAAAGTATTTCCAACAGCTTATCTCCGCTGTTGGTTACTGTCATTTTAGAGGTGTCTACCACCGTGATTTAAAGCCTGGTAATCTTTTGTTGGATAAATATGGAAAGCTTAAAGTCTCGGATTTCGGCCTTGCTGCGGTTAATGATCATATCGATGGGTCTCTCCAAACAATATGTGGGACGTTGACGTTTATGGCACCGGAGATGTTAAAGAAGAGACCGTACGGTGGTGCGATGGTTGACGTGTGGTCTTGTGGGGTTATATTATATGTTCTTGCAGCTGGGTATTTACCGTTTAATGAACCAAACTCGACGTCTATGTGTAGGAAGATTTCTCAAGGGGATTATCGATGTCCTAACTGGATGTCGTCTGATCTGGTTCGACTCTTGAGTCGACTCCTCGATACCAACCCCAAAACTCGAATCACTATCGATGAAATCATACACGACCCTTGGTTTAACAATGGTGGTTTATTTAAGGGTAAAAGTCCAGAGTTCGAGTTTCCATTTTACCATGACGACACCGGGAGTAGTAGTGATGACTTGTATGGTAACTTCTTCTCTGTAAAACAACCTTGTTCTTCTGTTAAGAAAAATACTAGTATTACTTCATCAATGAACGCGTTTGATTTGATTGCTTTCTCGTCTGGCCTCGGCTTATCAAGGTTGTTAAATCAGACGACATACAACCCTTTCGAAGATGGTGAGAAATTCTTTTCGAGTTTGCCTGTGGATGTGATCATTGCCAAGACAGGGGAAGTCGCCGACGAGCTGAAATTGAAGCTTCGCCGGAGGAAGGAAGATTGTGTGGTGGACTTGGTAGGACCGATTGGGAATTTTATAGCTAGAGTGGAGATTAACCAGGTGACTAAACAACTGGTAATTGTTGATGTGAAGATGAAAAGAGGAGATTTCATGTCCAACAGTAATAACATCTTGAGGGATAAGTTGATACCAAAACTTTCTCAGTTAATTTATAGCTTTGAATCACAACCTACTAATCAAATGGATACAATACATGATCACCAACTTACTATTGCTGCTATTTATGTTGACTAAGTAGTAACTATAATATCCTATTACGTTACCATAGACCATTATGTATAATATTGAAATATTCCATCATTATATTAGATGGGATAAAAAAAAGTTCCTATGTatatttttgtatattttctCTTCATTTTTAGCTAGCTGGactttttgtaaataaaatttCTGTTTTACTACTACGAGTTAAATAACAAAGATCGAAGATATTTTTAACAATACTAACTGAAATTAAGTTGGAATTGATAAATTTGGTAGAACtagttttttatatatatacctGAAATTTGTACtcttttaattgattttttccaattccgatataGAATACCGAGTATCAATTAAATGTTCCAAAAGGCTAAACCGGCCCTCACCCCCAGGACCACAACCGCTTGACCACTCAAGTATCTTGGAGGATGTAAGTCGCAACATGTGTCTCAGTTGGTCAGTTTACAAGGAATTGTGTTTCTCATAAGATTTGAATCCTGGACACGTCATTCACTTCCAAACTTGACCGCCTTACTCTTTACCAACTAGGCTATGCACTAGATGACATGAATTAAGTGTTTATGCCTAATTTCTAGCACCATATTTGTATTTTTAAGAACGCTTGTCATGATATAGGTCTATAAACGATCTTCCCATAACTTTTCCTTCCTGCT
This genomic stretch from Spinacia oleracea cultivar Varoflay chromosome 3, BTI_SOV_V1, whole genome shotgun sequence harbors:
- the LOC110779248 gene encoding CBL-interacting serine/threonine-protein kinase 11-like, whose amino-acid sequence is MDKGEKNIVFGKYAAGRLLGCGAFAKVYSAKNVDSGQMVAIKVFNKKRIIQNNMMSNIKGEITTMGRLQHPNIIRLYEVLACKRKIYFVMELAKGGELYAKVTKGRFSEELSRKYFQQLISAVGYCHFRGVYHRDLKPGNLLLDKYGKLKVSDFGLAAVNDHIDGSLQTICGTLTFMAPEMLKKRPYGGAMVDVWSCGVILYVLAAGYLPFNEPNSTSMCRKISQGDYRCPNWMSSDLVRLLSRLLDTNPKTRITIDEIIHDPWFNNGGLFKGKSPEFEFPFYHDDTGSSSDDLYGNFFSVKQPCSSVKKNTSITSSMNAFDLIAFSSGLGLSRLLNQTTYNPFEDGEKFFSSLPVDVIIAKTGEVADELKLKLRRRKEDCVVDLVGPIGNFIARVEINQVTKQLVIVDVKMKRGDFMSNSNNILRDKLIPKLSQLIYSFESQPTNQMDTIHDHQLTIAAIYVD